A single window of Hymenobacter sp. APR13 DNA harbors:
- a CDS encoding YtxH domain-containing protein translates to MGSKTTTGILCFAGGALAGAAIGLLYAPEKGRETRSWLSYQLEKYRETLADLTENLVTNRADQGPSSAKSEGQRVIQDAKSKAEQLLGDVDQLINQINSRKTV, encoded by the coding sequence ATGGGTAGCAAAACCACTACCGGTATTCTGTGCTTCGCGGGCGGAGCCCTGGCCGGCGCCGCCATTGGCCTCCTGTATGCGCCTGAAAAAGGCCGTGAAACCCGCAGCTGGCTGAGCTATCAGCTGGAGAAGTACCGCGAAACCCTGGCCGACCTCACCGAGAATCTGGTGACCAACCGCGCCGACCAGGGGCCCAGCTCGGCCAAGAGCGAAGGCCAGCGCGTGATTCAGGACGCCAAGAGCAAGGCCGAGCAGCTGCTCGGCGACGTGGATCAGCTCATCAACCAGATCAACTCGCGCAAGACAGTTTAA
- a CDS encoding isocitrate/isopropylmalate dehydrogenase family protein, with product MHLITLIPGDGIGPEITKAVTDIFTAAQVPVQWEEQNAGQTTFDQSGELIPQALLTSLEKNRVALKGPITTPVGKGFRSINVTLRQKYDLYQNVRPSKTTDGIKTRYEGIDLVLFRENTEGLYSGLEVYDERLGIADSFNRITKEGSRKICRAAFAYADKHGRKKVTLAHKANILKMAGTLMLNACKEASNEFPHIVFEDKIIDNMCMQLVGKPEQFDVVVTTNLFGDILSDLCAGLVGGLGVVAGANIGDDMAIFEAVHGSAPDIAGQGKANPTALLRSALMMLHHLGEHQHADRIEKALEATLKTKEKCTGDLGGTASTSEFTQSIIANLQ from the coding sequence ATGCACCTTATCACCCTCATCCCAGGCGACGGCATCGGCCCGGAAATCACGAAAGCTGTTACGGACATCTTCACGGCGGCCCAGGTGCCGGTGCAATGGGAAGAGCAGAACGCCGGCCAGACCACCTTCGACCAGTCGGGCGAGCTGATTCCGCAGGCGCTGCTGACGTCGCTGGAGAAAAACCGCGTGGCGCTGAAAGGCCCCATCACGACGCCGGTGGGCAAGGGCTTCCGCAGCATCAACGTGACGCTGCGCCAGAAGTACGACCTCTACCAGAACGTGCGCCCGTCCAAAACCACCGACGGCATCAAAACGCGCTACGAGGGCATTGATCTGGTGCTGTTCCGCGAAAACACCGAGGGCCTGTACTCGGGCCTGGAAGTGTACGATGAGCGCCTGGGCATTGCCGACTCGTTCAACCGCATCACCAAGGAAGGCTCGCGCAAAATCTGCCGCGCCGCCTTCGCCTACGCCGACAAGCACGGCCGCAAGAAGGTGACCCTGGCCCACAAAGCCAACATCCTGAAGATGGCCGGCACCCTGATGCTGAACGCCTGCAAGGAAGCCAGCAACGAGTTTCCGCACATTGTGTTCGAAGACAAGATCATCGACAACATGTGCATGCAGCTGGTGGGCAAACCCGAGCAGTTCGACGTGGTGGTCACCACCAACCTGTTCGGCGACATCCTGTCGGACCTGTGTGCCGGCCTCGTGGGCGGCCTGGGCGTGGTAGCCGGTGCCAACATCGGCGACGACATGGCCATCTTTGAAGCCGTGCACGGCTCGGCCCCCGACATTGCCGGCCAGGGCAAAGCCAACCCCACGGCTCTGCTGCGCTCGGCCCTGATGATGCTGCACCACCTCGGCGAGCACCAGCACGCCGACCGGATTGAGAAGGCTCTGGAAGCCACCCTCAAGACCAAGGAAAAATGCACCGGCGACCTGGGCGGCACGGCCTCGACCAGCGAGTTCACCCAGTCGATTATTGCTAATTTGCAGTAG
- a CDS encoding Glu/Leu/Phe/Val dehydrogenase dimerization domain-containing protein: MVEIQQVTDTSVFSQIAEHQHEQVVYCHDHETGLRAIIGIHNTVLGPALGGTRMWHYASDAEALNDVLRLSRGMTYKAAISGLNLGGGKAVIIGDQSLKTEALLRKFGRFVKNLNGKYITAEDVNMTTKDMEYIRMETKHVAGLPESMGGSGDPSPVTAYGTYMGMKAAAKKAFGSDSLTGKRIAVQGVGHVGTYLLEYLQKEGAQLVLTDYYEDRALEAAARFGARAVGLDEIYDQDVDIYSPCALGATINNDTIDRLKCRVVAGCANNQLQDENTHGPALVERGIVYAPDFLINAGGLINVYSEVIGGSRQSALTQTEKIYDITTQVLNKAEQEQSHPQAAATRQAEERIASLGKVKSTF; encoded by the coding sequence ATGGTTGAAATCCAGCAAGTAACCGATACGTCGGTCTTCAGTCAGATTGCCGAGCACCAGCACGAGCAGGTGGTATATTGCCACGACCACGAAACCGGGCTACGCGCCATCATCGGCATCCACAACACGGTGCTGGGCCCGGCCCTGGGCGGCACCCGCATGTGGCACTACGCCTCCGACGCCGAAGCCCTCAACGACGTGCTGCGCCTCTCGCGCGGCATGACCTACAAAGCCGCCATTTCGGGTCTGAACCTGGGCGGCGGCAAGGCCGTCATCATCGGCGACCAGAGCCTGAAGACCGAAGCCCTGCTGCGCAAGTTTGGCCGCTTCGTGAAAAACCTCAACGGCAAGTACATTACGGCCGAGGATGTGAACATGACCACCAAGGACATGGAGTACATCCGGATGGAAACCAAGCACGTGGCGGGCCTGCCCGAAAGCATGGGCGGCTCCGGCGACCCGTCGCCGGTGACGGCCTACGGCACCTACATGGGCATGAAGGCTGCCGCCAAAAAGGCGTTCGGGTCTGATTCGCTGACCGGCAAGCGCATTGCGGTGCAGGGCGTGGGCCACGTGGGCACGTATCTGCTGGAATATCTGCAGAAGGAAGGCGCCCAACTGGTGCTCACCGACTACTACGAAGACCGCGCCCTGGAAGCCGCCGCCCGCTTCGGCGCCCGCGCCGTGGGCCTCGACGAAATCTACGACCAGGATGTGGACATCTACTCGCCGTGCGCGCTGGGTGCTACCATCAACAACGACACCATCGACCGGCTGAAGTGCCGCGTGGTGGCGGGCTGCGCCAACAACCAGCTCCAGGACGAAAACACGCACGGCCCGGCCCTTGTGGAGCGCGGCATCGTGTACGCCCCCGACTTCCTCATCAATGCCGGTGGCCTGATCAACGTATATTCGGAAGTTATTGGGGGCAGCCGTCAGTCGGCCCTCACCCAGACCGAGAAAATCTACGACATCACCACCCAGGTTCTCAACAAAGCCGAACAGGAGCAAAGCCACCCGCAAGCCGCCGCCACCCGGCAGGCTGAGGAGCGCATTGCCTCGCTCGGCAAAGTCAAATCCACTTTCTAA
- the nusB gene encoding transcription antitermination factor NusB, protein MLNRRTLRIKVMQALYAYHQAVGSDFLLANDRIADAFAPDLTSPEPQDRRKLQGQRKLAEVVFKDWHKTGEEPEKGDDAAIHSAVQDAISFYKKAIAKDGTFYGGQMVHAAESIHDQYLHLLNIPESLLQVIEEDKARAARKHIASAEPALDTTRLEENLVIQKLIGNTQLQALTIRRAQQWHGEEEMETLRMAWRNEMRQDPELISYLAAPAGNYTEDQEMLKHLYKTYVFKGENLPRYIEEDDLNWEENRSIVKNLVLKTVKMLDEPATEELELMALSANWAEDKEFAESLYQQTLADDDKYEKLIAESVQNWDVDRVALTDKILLKMALCEMHLFRGIPVKVTINEYIEISKIYSTPKSKQFVNGILDKLAQDLTASGAIRKSGRGLLDNQ, encoded by the coding sequence ATGCTCAACCGTCGCACGCTCCGCATCAAGGTCATGCAGGCCCTGTACGCCTACCATCAGGCCGTCGGGTCCGATTTTTTGTTGGCCAATGACCGGATTGCGGATGCCTTCGCGCCCGATCTGACTTCGCCCGAACCGCAGGACCGGCGCAAGCTGCAGGGCCAGCGCAAGTTGGCGGAGGTGGTGTTCAAGGACTGGCACAAAACCGGCGAAGAACCCGAAAAGGGCGACGACGCTGCCATCCATTCGGCGGTGCAGGATGCCATCAGCTTCTACAAGAAGGCCATTGCCAAAGACGGCACCTTCTACGGCGGCCAGATGGTGCACGCCGCCGAGAGCATTCACGACCAGTACCTGCACCTGCTCAACATCCCCGAGTCGCTGTTGCAGGTGATTGAGGAAGATAAGGCCCGCGCCGCCCGCAAGCACATTGCGTCTGCGGAGCCGGCCCTGGACACCACGCGCCTCGAAGAAAACCTGGTGATTCAGAAGCTTATCGGCAATACGCAGCTGCAGGCCCTCACCATCCGGCGGGCCCAGCAGTGGCACGGCGAAGAGGAAATGGAAACCCTGCGCATGGCCTGGCGCAACGAAATGCGCCAGGACCCCGAGCTGATCAGCTACCTGGCCGCCCCGGCCGGCAACTACACCGAGGACCAGGAGATGCTCAAGCACCTCTACAAAACCTACGTGTTCAAGGGCGAGAACCTGCCCCGCTACATCGAGGAAGACGACCTGAATTGGGAGGAAAACCGGTCCATCGTGAAAAACCTGGTGCTCAAGACGGTGAAGATGCTCGACGAGCCCGCCACCGAGGAGCTGGAGCTGATGGCGCTGTCGGCAAACTGGGCCGAGGACAAGGAGTTTGCCGAAAGCCTCTACCAGCAGACCCTGGCCGACGACGACAAGTACGAGAAGCTGATTGCCGAATCGGTGCAGAACTGGGACGTGGACCGCGTGGCCCTCACCGACAAGATTCTGCTGAAGATGGCGCTCTGCGAGATGCACCTGTTCCGGGGTATTCCGGTGAAAGTGACCATCAACGAGTACATCGAAATCAGCAAAATCTACAGCACGCCCAAGAGCAAGCAGTTCGTGAACGGGATTCTGGATAAATTAGCCCAGGACCTGACCGCCAGCGGCGCCATCCGCAAGTCGGGCCGGGGCCTGCTCGACAACCAGTAA